Proteins encoded by one window of Synechococcus sp. WH 7805:
- a CDS encoding MSMEG_0569 family flavin-dependent oxidoreductase: protein MQVISESNPSLQRRSAVVIGAGQAGLSAAYALQQQGIRPLVLEKHRVAYAWDQQRWDSFCLVTPNWQCRLPDFPYNGDNPGGFMGKSSIVDYLQRFAQHVNADLREGVAVSRLTPIVNGYRLDTSEGVIEAEHVIVATGGYHIPRRHPFSERLPAAVQQLDARSYRNPESLPDGPVLVVGNGQSGSQIAEDLHLAGRSVHLSVGRAPRSPRRYRGKDVVDWLDRMGYYAMPISDHAEPRSVRAKTNHYLTGRDGGREIDLRQRAMEGMHLHGRLSTITREQIGFADDLAANLDQADAVYCRIRTSIDNWIEQEGIDAPIEPAYSPCWQPSPVDDPGIDLNTQPLAAVIWCTGYRSDFSWIDAPVFDGSGLPAHDRGVTKSAGLYFIGLPWLHTWGSGRFCGVSDDARYLAQVISLRLHRRDACQERLECTAILGS from the coding sequence TTGCAAGTGATTTCTGAATCCAATCCATCACTTCAGCGCCGTTCAGCAGTCGTCATCGGTGCCGGCCAAGCTGGCCTTTCTGCTGCCTATGCGTTGCAGCAACAAGGGATACGACCGCTGGTTCTCGAAAAGCACCGTGTGGCGTACGCCTGGGATCAACAGCGCTGGGATTCGTTCTGCCTGGTGACACCGAACTGGCAATGTCGCCTACCCGATTTCCCTTACAACGGAGACAACCCAGGCGGCTTCATGGGCAAGTCGTCGATTGTTGATTACCTGCAGAGGTTTGCTCAGCATGTCAACGCTGATCTGCGCGAGGGTGTCGCTGTCTCACGGCTGACCCCCATTGTGAATGGGTATCGACTCGACACCAGTGAGGGAGTCATCGAAGCCGAACACGTCATCGTTGCCACTGGGGGCTATCACATTCCCCGACGTCATCCATTCTCCGAACGCCTTCCAGCTGCTGTGCAGCAACTGGATGCACGCTCCTACCGAAACCCAGAGTCACTCCCAGATGGTCCAGTCCTGGTCGTCGGCAATGGCCAATCAGGTAGCCAGATCGCTGAAGACCTCCATCTTGCGGGTCGTTCCGTCCATCTGAGTGTGGGTCGTGCACCTCGATCTCCGCGTCGCTATCGCGGCAAAGACGTTGTGGATTGGCTGGATCGCATGGGGTACTACGCCATGCCGATTAGCGATCATGCTGAGCCACGATCCGTTCGAGCAAAAACGAACCACTACCTCACGGGACGTGACGGCGGGCGTGAGATTGATCTTCGTCAACGCGCCATGGAGGGAATGCACTTGCATGGGCGACTGTCGACGATCACGAGGGAGCAGATCGGCTTCGCCGATGACTTGGCTGCCAATCTCGATCAAGCCGATGCGGTGTATTGCCGCATCCGCACCAGCATTGACAACTGGATTGAGCAAGAAGGGATCGATGCACCGATCGAACCGGCGTATTCCCCCTGTTGGCAACCCTCACCGGTGGATGACCCTGGCATTGATTTGAATACTCAGCCCCTTGCTGCGGTGATCTGGTGTACGGGATATCGCAGCGATTTCAGCTGGATTGATGCGCCCGTTTTTGATGGGAGTGGGTTGCCGGCCCATGATCGCGGCGTCACCAAAAGTGCTGGTCTGTATTTCATCGGTTTGCCATGGCTGCATACGTGGGGTTCCGGACGCTTCTGCGGGGTCAGTGACGATGCGCGCTATCTCGCCCAAGTGATCAGCCTTCGATTGCATCGGCGTGACGCTTGCCAAGAACGTCTTGAATGCACAGCGATCTTGGGGTCATAA
- a CDS encoding MSMEG_0572/Sll0783 family nitrogen starvation response protein — MPAVDRPANQPGDFLVDYEEKVFPDVKAEPGEKALVTFHTVAFEGSIGLVNLLQASRLINKGFETSVLLYGPGVTLGVMRGFPKLGDAAFDGHLNFNARLQKFMDQGGKVYACRFALQALYGHGEKALMPGITPVNPLDVLDIVLMHRKEGAFILDTWTL; from the coding sequence ATGCCTGCTGTTGATCGTCCCGCCAATCAACCCGGTGACTTCCTTGTTGACTACGAGGAAAAAGTATTTCCTGACGTCAAAGCCGAGCCTGGTGAAAAGGCTCTTGTCACATTTCATACCGTTGCCTTTGAAGGTTCCATCGGACTGGTCAACCTCCTCCAAGCCAGTCGTCTGATCAATAAAGGCTTCGAGACCTCTGTTCTCCTCTACGGTCCTGGGGTCACGCTGGGTGTGATGCGAGGCTTCCCAAAGCTTGGTGATGCGGCATTTGATGGACATTTGAACTTCAATGCTCGCCTTCAGAAATTTATGGATCAAGGCGGAAAAGTGTATGCCTGTCGTTTTGCTTTGCAGGCGCTTTATGGCCATGGCGAGAAAGCTCTGATGCCTGGAATTACACCTGTGAACCCTCTTGATGTTCTCGACATCGTCTTGATGCACCGCAAAGAGGGCGCCTTCATTCTTGACACCTGGACGCTTTGA
- a CDS encoding Nit6803 family nitrilase, which produces MTTVKVAAAQIRPVLFSLDGSLQRVLDAMAEAAAQGVQLIVFPETFLPYYPYFSFVESPVLMGRSHLALYEQAVVVPGPVTDAVGAAARQHGMQVLLGVNERDRGTLYNTQLLFNSCGELVLKRRKITPTYHERMVWGQGDGSGLKVVPTPLARVGALACWEHYNPLARYALMAQGEEIHCAQFPGSLVGPIFSEQTAVTMRHHALEAGCFVICSTGWLDPEDFALITPETSLHKAFQGGCHTAVISPEGRYLAGPLPDGEGLAIADLDFALITKRKRMMDSVGHYSRPELLSLQINSSPALPVQDMSTSSVSLEPAAVSDSLSSMEALNHV; this is translated from the coding sequence GTGACCACTGTCAAAGTTGCTGCCGCTCAGATCCGTCCTGTGCTGTTCAGTCTGGATGGATCCCTCCAGAGAGTTCTGGATGCGATGGCCGAAGCAGCTGCCCAAGGGGTTCAACTGATCGTTTTCCCCGAAACATTTCTCCCCTACTACCCCTACTTTTCCTTCGTTGAATCTCCGGTTTTGATGGGACGATCCCATCTGGCTCTCTATGAGCAAGCCGTTGTCGTTCCAGGGCCTGTCACCGATGCCGTTGGCGCCGCTGCTCGTCAGCACGGCATGCAGGTTCTGTTAGGCGTTAACGAGCGTGATCGGGGAACGCTTTACAACACGCAGTTGTTGTTCAACAGCTGCGGTGAGCTGGTTCTGAAACGGCGGAAAATCACGCCGACTTATCACGAGCGAATGGTTTGGGGCCAAGGAGATGGCTCAGGCCTGAAGGTGGTGCCGACGCCTCTGGCTCGCGTCGGCGCTCTGGCCTGCTGGGAGCACTACAACCCCCTGGCCCGTTACGCCTTGATGGCTCAGGGGGAGGAGATTCACTGCGCTCAGTTCCCTGGCTCGCTGGTGGGACCGATCTTCAGTGAACAGACCGCCGTGACAATGCGTCATCACGCTCTTGAGGCCGGTTGTTTCGTGATCTGTTCCACCGGCTGGCTGGACCCCGAGGACTTTGCGTTGATCACCCCAGAGACGTCTCTGCACAAGGCCTTTCAAGGTGGATGTCACACCGCTGTGATCAGCCCCGAAGGCCGTTATCTGGCTGGACCTCTCCCCGATGGTGAAGGGTTGGCGATTGCTGATCTGGATTTCGCACTGATCACCAAGCGCAAACGAATGATGGACAGCGTCGGCCATTACAGCCGTCCTGAGCTGTTGTCCCTGCAGATCAACAGTTCGCCAGCGCTTCCTGTTCAAGACATGTCCACGTCGTCGGTTTCCTTGGAGCCGGCCGCGGTGTCCGACTCCCTGTCATCGATGGAGGCTTTGAACCATGTCTGA
- a CDS encoding MSMEG_0568 family radical SAM protein, with amino-acid sequence MSELGRLVTELQVHGVRVDPVKGNPGRRGGAGPSDHRALDLDGTTVMVPVYNDASAASPYKLASTGTSLSIDGPEQSCAPVITTPREPTFYGLSTADGISYRSIALLHSNDVLATTLLQTCIRFRDRSQSCQFCAIEQSIDDGALIRKTPEQVAEVAEAAVRLDGVKQLVMTTGTPNSDDRGARLMAETAEAVKRRVDLPIQGQCEPPEDPRWYQRMKDSGIDSLGMHLEVVEPDVRRRILPGKSELTLERYYEAFADAVEVFGRGEVSTYLLAGLGDSKDALLACSRRLIELGVYPFVVPFVPISGTPLESHSSPDSSFMVDVYQGVAEMLNAGDLRSEQMSAGCAKCGACSALSLFESVS; translated from the coding sequence ATGTCTGAGCTTGGTCGCTTGGTTACAGAACTCCAGGTGCATGGCGTTCGGGTTGACCCGGTCAAGGGCAACCCCGGCCGGCGAGGAGGTGCTGGGCCTTCTGACCACCGTGCCTTGGATCTCGATGGCACCACCGTGATGGTGCCCGTTTACAACGATGCCTCTGCAGCCTCGCCTTACAAGCTGGCATCCACTGGCACGTCACTTTCGATCGATGGTCCAGAGCAGTCCTGCGCTCCAGTGATCACAACCCCACGGGAGCCAACGTTTTACGGCTTGAGCACAGCCGACGGTATTTCCTATCGATCGATTGCCTTGCTGCACAGCAATGACGTTTTGGCCACCACGTTGCTGCAGACCTGCATCCGCTTCCGGGACCGATCCCAGTCTTGTCAGTTCTGTGCCATTGAACAGTCGATCGACGACGGGGCTTTGATTCGGAAAACACCCGAGCAGGTGGCGGAGGTGGCGGAGGCTGCCGTCCGGCTTGACGGGGTCAAGCAACTGGTGATGACCACCGGTACGCCGAACAGTGACGACCGCGGCGCTCGTCTGATGGCTGAAACCGCTGAAGCGGTGAAACGTCGAGTGGATCTGCCGATCCAGGGGCAATGTGAACCGCCGGAGGATCCACGCTGGTATCAGCGCATGAAGGACTCTGGAATCGACAGCCTTGGCATGCACCTTGAGGTGGTGGAGCCGGATGTGCGCCGTCGGATCCTTCCCGGGAAATCAGAGCTCACCCTTGAACGGTATTACGAGGCCTTCGCCGACGCCGTTGAAGTGTTCGGTCGTGGTGAAGTGTCGACGTATCTGTTGGCTGGCCTCGGTGACAGCAAAGACGCTTTGCTGGCCTGCAGTCGCCGTCTGATCGAACTCGGGGTCTACCCCTTCGTGGTGCCCTTTGTTCCGATCTCTGGAACTCCGCTTGAGAGTCATTCTTCTCCGGATAGTTCCTTCATGGTCGACGTGTATCAGGGTGTTGCCGAGATGCTGAACGCGGGGGATCTGCGCTCAGAGCAGATGTCCGCCGGCTGTGCCAAATGCGGAGCTTGTTCCGCGCTCTCCCTTTTTGAATCGGTGTCGTAG
- a CDS encoding MSMEG_0567/Sll0786 family nitrogen starvation N-acetyltransferase, whose amino-acid sequence MVSCLDPSSRGIGRSKSSAPHLFTPSVRCGIGIDADDFRLSPTASSDRFTFHLLRADSFLIQGYWSLRRSIFCSEQHVFEDSDRDELDAIAYPIAALHHSSDSEHDDADETNVVGVVRIVETEPRHWYGGRLGVHSDFRRHNQIGKGLIWKAVTTANGWGCDRFCATVQIQNVRFFRRLHWTSIDELEIRGIRHHLMEADLDYYMPSREQRPIVSHHLSVAA is encoded by the coding sequence ATGGTTTCTTGTCTTGATCCCAGCAGCCGCGGCATTGGTCGCAGCAAAAGTTCCGCGCCTCATTTGTTCACGCCATCTGTGCGCTGCGGCATTGGTATTGATGCTGATGATTTCCGCCTGTCTCCGACAGCGAGTTCCGATCGTTTCACCTTTCATCTTCTTCGCGCTGATTCCTTCCTGATCCAGGGGTATTGGTCGTTGCGGCGCAGCATCTTTTGCAGCGAGCAGCATGTGTTTGAAGACTCAGATCGAGATGAACTTGATGCGATTGCCTATCCGATTGCGGCGTTGCATCACAGCTCAGACTCAGAGCATGACGATGCCGATGAAACCAATGTGGTGGGAGTGGTTCGGATTGTGGAAACGGAGCCGCGACATTGGTATGGCGGTCGCCTCGGAGTGCATTCCGACTTCCGCCGTCATAACCAGATTGGGAAGGGGTTGATCTGGAAAGCTGTCACCACCGCCAATGGTTGGGGATGTGATCGTTTCTGCGCCACGGTGCAGATTCAGAACGTGCGTTTTTTTCGCCGCTTGCACTGGACCTCGATCGATGAGCTTGAGATCCGTGGCATCCGTCACCACCTGATGGAAGCTGATCTCGATTACTACATGCCCTCACGTGAACAACGGCCGATCGTCTCGCATCACCTTTCAGTTGCGGCGTGA
- a CDS encoding sll0787 family AIR synthase-like protein: protein MNDVGLVNVLRTTSGLLAKSDIRSAAATFGHQPFPQLGLAGMLGDDAAVLPAQAGQLLLACEGMHPGLVEEDPWFAGWSGVLVNLSDIAAMGGRPLALVNSVWSTDAEGISALMEGMRFACDRFGVPMVGGHSNQQSSYQALSVSVLGVADGPVLSARSARPGDELWMLVNKAGGFYRHYPFWDAATLASPEHLRAQLALLPSLAAEQLVHAAKDISMGGITGTAVMFAEACGHQLLLDLDAVERPEDIHEEAWLTCFPSFGYLLAVDPSRTAALAQQVSRDPTLICCRIGHFALGDCSVVLKHLGAIHHFWDGTDALTGFGCVR, encoded by the coding sequence GTGAATGACGTGGGGCTGGTGAACGTCTTGCGCACGACCAGTGGCCTGTTGGCCAAGAGCGATATTCGCTCGGCCGCTGCCACCTTTGGCCATCAGCCCTTTCCTCAGCTGGGATTGGCAGGAATGCTCGGTGATGATGCTGCGGTGCTTCCCGCTCAGGCCGGTCAACTGTTATTGGCCTGTGAGGGGATGCATCCCGGTCTTGTTGAAGAGGACCCATGGTTTGCCGGCTGGAGTGGGGTCTTGGTCAACCTCAGTGATATCGCCGCAATGGGAGGACGTCCTCTGGCTCTCGTGAACAGTGTCTGGAGCACCGATGCAGAGGGAATCAGCGCCTTAATGGAGGGCATGCGATTCGCGTGTGATCGCTTCGGTGTCCCCATGGTGGGTGGCCACTCCAACCAGCAGAGCTCTTATCAGGCGCTCTCTGTTTCCGTTCTGGGCGTGGCGGATGGTCCCGTCCTGTCCGCTCGTTCAGCACGTCCCGGCGATGAGCTTTGGATGCTGGTCAACAAAGCTGGAGGCTTCTATCGCCACTACCCCTTCTGGGATGCCGCGACACTTGCTTCTCCCGAGCACCTTCGTGCACAACTTGCTTTGCTGCCATCGCTGGCTGCGGAGCAGCTGGTGCATGCCGCCAAGGACATCAGCATGGGAGGAATCACCGGTACTGCCGTGATGTTTGCTGAGGCTTGTGGTCATCAATTGCTCCTTGACCTCGACGCCGTGGAACGTCCAGAAGACATCCACGAGGAGGCCTGGCTGACCTGCTTCCCGAGTTTTGGCTACCTGCTGGCTGTGGACCCCTCCCGCACTGCAGCTTTGGCGCAGCAGGTATCACGCGATCCGACGCTGATTTGCTGCCGTATCGGACACTTTGCTTTGGGCGATTGCAGCGTGGTTTTGAAACATTTAGGTGCGATCCATCACTTCTGGGATGGGACTGATGCACTCACTGGTTTTGGCTGTGTTCGATGA
- a CDS encoding MSMEG_0570 family nitrogen starvation response protein gives MPEVRLQLEWPDGQASTLYSPSTVILDYFKSDESLLVSELELRGIEALRAASERVRERYGFACTRTDEEASRLRQWISRYNSDDTVRVTGPLS, from the coding sequence ATGCCTGAAGTTCGACTTCAACTGGAGTGGCCTGATGGGCAAGCCAGTACGTTATATTCACCATCAACGGTGATTCTCGATTACTTCAAATCTGACGAATCGTTGTTGGTTTCTGAGCTCGAATTGCGTGGCATCGAAGCCCTTCGCGCGGCATCAGAGCGCGTTCGCGAACGTTATGGATTTGCCTGCACGCGTACGGATGAAGAGGCATCCCGGCTGCGCCAGTGGATCTCCCGTTACAACTCCGATGACACTGTTCGTGTTACTGGACCCCTGTCTTAA
- a CDS encoding nuclear transport factor 2 family protein, with amino-acid sequence MSGKPPFPPFTLETARQKARMAENAWNSKDPEKVSLAYTEDSVWRNRSEFIHGRAEILAFLQRKWAKELDYKLIKEVWACSDNRIAVRFQYEWHDAEGQWFRAHGNENWEFAENGLMRRREASINDVPIGDGDRLFTWGGGPRPDDFPGLTELGL; translated from the coding sequence ATGTCTGGAAAACCTCCTTTCCCCCCATTCACCCTCGAGACCGCTCGCCAGAAAGCGCGCATGGCGGAAAATGCATGGAACAGCAAGGATCCCGAGAAGGTCTCCCTGGCTTACACCGAAGACAGCGTGTGGAGAAACCGCAGTGAGTTCATTCATGGTCGTGCTGAAATCCTGGCCTTCTTACAGCGCAAATGGGCCAAGGAGCTGGATTACAAACTGATCAAAGAGGTTTGGGCTTGCAGCGACAATCGCATTGCTGTTCGTTTTCAGTACGAATGGCATGACGCGGAGGGGCAGTGGTTTCGCGCCCATGGCAATGAGAACTGGGAATTTGCTGAGAATGGTTTGATGCGCCGTCGTGAGGCGAGCATCAACGATGTGCCGATTGGAGACGGCGATCGCTTGTTCACCTGGGGCGGTGGACCGAGGCCCGATGACTTCCCAGGCTTGACAGAGTTGGGGCTTTGA
- a CDS encoding DUF3050 domain-containing protein: MELQSHPLPQAIDSMAGLRLFMEHHVFAVWDFMQLLKALQQHLAPSGVPWTPPSHPQLAGLINSLVAEEECDLLPNSLGGPLYLSHFAIYRKAMEEIGADTTVIDAMLQQASSGDWPRALRQVGIPEPAARFLCTTQALIASGEVHALAAAFAYGRELLVPDLFRALLDRLSGLALPCPTLRWYLERHIALDGDSHGTLAETMVFTLAGTDPAVHQRVQAVREQVLADRTAFWDAIETRLREMSQFNRSGGEHSQMFSFRLMEFQTP, from the coding sequence ATGGAGCTGCAGAGCCACCCGCTGCCGCAGGCGATTGACTCAATGGCTGGCCTGCGGCTCTTCATGGAACATCACGTCTTTGCCGTGTGGGATTTCATGCAATTGCTCAAAGCCCTGCAGCAGCACCTGGCCCCTTCTGGGGTGCCGTGGACGCCCCCATCCCACCCGCAGTTGGCCGGTCTGATCAACAGTTTGGTGGCGGAGGAGGAATGCGATCTGCTTCCTAACAGCCTTGGGGGGCCGCTGTATCTGTCCCATTTCGCGATTTACCGCAAAGCGATGGAGGAGATCGGTGCGGACACCACGGTGATTGATGCAATGCTGCAACAGGCGTCCAGCGGCGATTGGCCCCGCGCCCTTCGCCAGGTTGGGATCCCTGAGCCCGCTGCGCGATTTCTTTGCACGACCCAAGCGTTGATCGCCTCCGGTGAAGTCCATGCACTGGCAGCGGCGTTTGCTTACGGCCGGGAGCTTTTAGTTCCCGATCTGTTTCGTGCGTTGCTCGATCGCTTGTCCGGGCTGGCTCTTCCCTGCCCGACCTTGCGCTGGTACCTCGAACGTCATATTGCCCTCGACGGAGATAGCCATGGGACTTTAGCGGAAACAATGGTGTTCACCCTCGCTGGAACCGACCCGGCTGTGCATCAACGGGTCCAGGCCGTGCGGGAGCAGGTGCTTGCCGACCGGACTGCGTTTTGGGATGCGATCGAGACCAGGCTTCGGGAGATGTCTCAGTTCAATCGATCCGGCGGCGAACATTCACAGATGTTCAGTTTTCGATTGATGGAATTCCAGACACCTTAA
- a CDS encoding DUF3721 domain-containing protein has translation MKATMFIPFTTRVMGWVSIPFAVAAAFALYPMASLGHSKGIYQSKADAQQRAGEIGCMSVHQNNGKWMPCADEQELHRQLRKQ, from the coding sequence ATGAAAGCCACCATGTTCATTCCTTTCACAACAAGGGTGATGGGCTGGGTCTCAATCCCATTCGCAGTCGCCGCTGCGTTCGCTCTCTATCCCATGGCAAGTCTGGGACATAGCAAAGGCATCTACCAATCCAAAGCTGACGCGCAACAACGTGCCGGCGAGATTGGTTGCATGTCGGTGCATCAGAACAACGGGAAGTGGATGCCGTGCGCGGATGAGCAGGAACTCCACCGTCAACTTCGTAAGCAATGA
- a CDS encoding NRAMP family divalent metal transporter codes for MMRSGMLKALGPGILLAAASIGGSHLVASTQAGALYGLGLLGLLLLANLFKYPFLLIGSRFTAVTGRSLLEGYQHQSPWFLPLYLLITLSTGVANIAAVSSLAGSLATAVAPGSPQALGLLVLAISLVVLLLGQYRSLDRLSKAVVALLVLCTLMAAVATLIRGPAAGFAVMFTPSPWTWGSLPFLVALLGWMPCPLDLSAWTSLWIYAREQDSGHKSSRTEVEADFNIGYAATVLMAVLFLVLGAWVMHGTGTEFSQAGAAFSQQLIELYTASLGAWAYLLIALAALMTMFSTVLTCLDGYPRSASASVRLLRGHRGMAVLNTNNQRLWMLLHFALACAVLLWWSGSMGALVTLAMWVSFVTTPVLAWMNWRVMQSRQVAPQDRFGPAMSRLAAISLGVLSLFVVLFGISLV; via the coding sequence ATGATGCGCTCGGGAATGCTCAAAGCCCTCGGACCGGGAATTTTGCTGGCGGCGGCATCGATCGGTGGTTCCCATCTGGTCGCCTCAACCCAGGCGGGAGCTCTTTACGGGTTGGGTCTGCTCGGGTTGCTGCTTCTCGCCAACCTTTTCAAATACCCTTTTTTGTTGATCGGAAGCCGTTTCACCGCAGTAACCGGTCGCAGTCTTCTGGAGGGCTATCAGCACCAGAGTCCATGGTTTCTGCCCCTCTACCTGCTGATCACCCTCAGTACGGGTGTGGCCAACATTGCAGCTGTTAGCTCCTTGGCTGGCAGCTTGGCGACTGCGGTGGCTCCCGGATCACCGCAGGCTCTTGGATTGCTGGTACTGGCGATCAGCCTGGTGGTGTTGCTGTTGGGGCAATACCGCAGCCTGGATCGGCTCAGTAAGGCAGTCGTCGCGCTACTGGTTTTGTGCACCCTCATGGCAGCTGTCGCGACATTGATCCGTGGCCCAGCCGCTGGTTTTGCCGTGATGTTCACCCCCAGTCCCTGGACCTGGGGGTCGTTGCCTTTTCTGGTTGCTTTGTTGGGGTGGATGCCATGCCCGCTGGATCTCTCCGCCTGGACATCGCTTTGGATTTATGCCCGAGAACAGGATTCAGGCCACAAGAGCAGCCGCACTGAAGTGGAGGCTGATTTCAACATCGGCTATGCCGCGACGGTATTGATGGCAGTGTTGTTTCTGGTGCTGGGAGCTTGGGTGATGCATGGCACCGGGACGGAGTTTTCCCAGGCTGGAGCAGCTTTCTCCCAGCAGCTCATCGAGCTTTACACCGCCAGCTTGGGAGCTTGGGCTTATCTCTTGATTGCACTGGCTGCACTGATGACGATGTTCAGCACAGTGCTTACCTGCCTTGATGGCTACCCGCGCTCGGCGTCTGCCTCGGTTCGTTTGCTGCGAGGTCATCGCGGTATGGCGGTGCTGAACACCAACAACCAGCGTCTTTGGATGCTGCTGCATTTCGCATTGGCCTGCGCTGTGCTGCTGTGGTGGTCCGGTTCGATGGGGGCTCTGGTCACCTTGGCGATGTGGGTGTCGTTTGTGACCACACCGGTTTTGGCATGGATGAATTGGCGGGTGATGCAGAGCCGTCAAGTTGCCCCTCAAGATCGCTTTGGCCCGGCCATGAGCCGTTTGGCTGCGATCAGCCTCGGTGTGTTGAGCCTGTTTGTTGTCCTTTTCGGAATCAGCCTTGTTTGA
- a CDS encoding DUF3104 domain-containing protein, producing the protein MSVDHSVVTARPDRDPLFLHVKAGMTVIVEDNGDWWMADVILVIGSVRNPKLPRFFQVADVETRVVRWINADLVTHIVPRIHEPVAA; encoded by the coding sequence ATGTCGGTTGATCATTCGGTCGTCACAGCACGGCCTGACCGCGACCCACTGTTCCTGCACGTCAAAGCAGGAATGACAGTGATCGTTGAAGACAACGGTGACTGGTGGATGGCTGACGTGATTCTCGTCATTGGCAGCGTCAGAAACCCAAAACTTCCAAGATTTTTCCAGGTAGCAGACGTGGAAACACGTGTTGTCCGTTGGATCAACGCTGATCTGGTGACTCATATCGTCCCCAGGATTCACGAACCAGTGGCGGCCTAA